One Paraburkholderia kururiensis DNA window includes the following coding sequences:
- a CDS encoding SDR family oxidoreductase encodes MSNASKVALVTGASGGIGKAVALRLAADGFAVVGHYAGNPAGADALVTEIVGRGGEAVAVKGDVSEAADVDALYRRTMDTFGRLHAVVHCAGIMPLSPIVPEGLDVFDRTIRVNLRGSYLIMAHALSHLGEGGRIVAFSSSVIAKSFPGYGAYIASKAGVDGMVRVLANELRGKRITVNAVAPGPVATELFLKGKTQEQIEHLAHLAPLERLGQPNDIAGTVAFLVGDDGEWVNGQIVYVNGGFA; translated from the coding sequence ATGTCGAATGCGTCGAAAGTCGCCCTCGTCACGGGCGCCTCGGGCGGCATTGGCAAGGCCGTGGCTTTGCGTCTGGCAGCGGACGGATTCGCTGTGGTCGGCCACTATGCGGGCAATCCCGCCGGAGCCGATGCACTCGTCACGGAAATCGTCGGGCGCGGCGGCGAGGCCGTCGCCGTCAAAGGCGACGTGAGCGAAGCCGCGGACGTCGATGCGCTCTACCGCCGCACGATGGACACGTTCGGTCGCCTCCATGCCGTCGTCCATTGCGCCGGCATCATGCCGCTCTCGCCCATCGTGCCGGAAGGACTCGACGTGTTCGACCGCACCATTCGCGTGAACCTGAGAGGCAGCTATCTGATCATGGCTCATGCACTGTCGCATCTGGGCGAAGGTGGGCGCATCGTCGCGTTTTCCAGTAGTGTCATCGCCAAGTCGTTTCCGGGCTATGGCGCCTATATCGCCTCGAAGGCGGGCGTCGACGGCATGGTGCGTGTGCTTGCCAATGAACTGCGCGGCAAGCGCATTACCGTGAACGCCGTGGCACCCGGCCCCGTGGCGACGGAACTCTTCCTGAAGGGCAAGACCCAGGAACAGATCGAGCACCTCGCGCATCTCGCGCCGCTCGAGCGGCTCGGTCAGCCGAACGACATTGCGGGAACCGTGGCGTTTCTGGTGGGCGACGACGGCGAATGGGTGAACGGCCAGATCGTCTACGTCAACGGCGGCTTTGCCTGA